CCGGGGTTCGGGGCTGGCTGGAGGCTCGTGGGCTGTCAGACGGGAAACTCCTGTGTCTGGGTCAGCGCCGGGGTGACCGTCTCGTGGTCCGCGTGCCGAGTTGGTCCTGGGGAGGCTGAGTCCGAGGGCGCCCGTGCCCTCCCTGCTGCCTGCCTGGGGTCGGGGTGTCTGTCTCATCGGCTCTTCTTCTAGACGCTCAGGGGCCCTCCCGTGTCCAGTCGTCGTGTTGCGTTCACATCTGTGTGGTGACTGCTGCACACACACCACGCACCCTAGGGCCTGGGTGTCGGGGTGACCAGGGAGCCCCGGGGCTCCGCTGACCCTCCCCTCCTGTCCCCAGTGCTGCTCCACACTGCCACCGCCAACGGCTTCCAGATGGTCACCAGCGGGGTCCAGAGCAAGGCCGTGAGCGATTGGCTCATCACCAGCGTGGAGGTGAGTGCCCGCCACATCGAGACGGGGGACGGTGGGTGCCCAGACTCCTCAGCCCCCGCCCAGCCACCCCGACCTCGCCCGACAGCAGACTGGCGGCCTCGGCCCCTTCCCCACTGGAGGGAGCCTCTGATAGGGACGTCGGGCCAAATCGCCTGCCCGCCTTGCTCTGGGAGGAGGCGGGGCCCCCACCAGCTGCACCACTGCCTCCTCTCaccgcagggcctttgcacgggctGTCCCCGCCTCACAGCTCTCCCCGCAGGCCCGGGGTGGCCAGCCCCTTCTCGTCACGTCATGTCACCTCCAACCCTGTGTCCTCACAACTTTCCGGGGCCACACACCCCCTGTTGTCCGGAGCTTGGCTGAGCCGGGAGAGAGCTGAGCTCTGGGTGCCTGGGTGGCCAGTTACAGTAGCACGCCAGACACGAAAGAGCCCAGCCCTTAATCGCCCAGCGTGATGGCATGAGGGGGCCTCTAGGCCAGAGAAGACGCCGGCTCCCCTGTTCCGTTCTCCCCTCCTCAGGGGTCAGCCGTGGGGGTGGTCTCACTGGGGTGGtctccctggggtgggggggccGGACCAGAGGCTCCAGCAGCTTTAAGGGCCCAGGAATCAGGAGGGGGCTAGGGGAGGACCGGGAGCAGGAGGGTGCAGAGAGGGGGGTGTCCTCAGGGTCCCCTCCCCCCCGAGGAGGCTTCCGCAGAGAAGGGACCGGGGACCAGGGATGCGGATACGGGAGGAGCGTGGCGGCCGGGGCTGCATCCTTGACGGCGGCTCCCCTCAGAGCCTGCGTGTCCGGGGTCAGGAGTGGGGGCGGCTTCCCCTCGAGGCCCACCAGGCGAGGCCTTTGTAGATGCCTGTGCTTGGTAACCCGGGGCCAGTGTCACCGGTGTCTCTTTCTCCTGAGTAGCTGTCACCGTGTGGCACGTTGGGAACTTGTGTGTCATTTGTGTTTTTCCGTCGGCCTGAGCTCCATGTGCACTGAGACCACGTTCGTTTTGGCCTCTCTCGTGTCCTCAGAGCCCGGCCTGGTGCCCGGCGCACAGTAGGCCCTCAGCGAGCACTTGTAGCCGAGCGTGCCGGtcccccaggcctctgctggGCCAGGCCGCGCCTTCGGTATTAAATGGGCTTCTGTGGGCGCCAGTCCCCAGGGCCTCACCCCAGATGGTGCATGCTGCTCGACCGCCCCCTGGTGTCGGCGTGCAGGCGCGGGTGGAAGTTGGGGTGCAGCCACACTCTGAGCCGCCCCTTCCCCTCCAGGCTGAGTCCTCAGGGCCGTGTAGCACGGAGTCAGGCGAGAATCCCATACCTGTCCGCGAGTGCTGTTTGAGCCCTGCTGTGTGCGGGAGGCAGCGGCCAGCGAGGTGTTGTTCCTGCCTCGCAGAGCTCACTTCCCGTTAGGAGAGGTCTGGGGGCGACGGAGGGGCACTTAGAATAAATGAGGCAGAGGAGGGCTCTGCCGGGCGGCGGCGCCATCACCAAATGGCCCTTCTCGTGGGTTTGCGGGGCTTCGGGGACGTCCCGGCTGAGAGCCTGCAGGCGAGGGGCAGTGAGGGGGACCCGGGCTCTGTGGGGAGCGGGCTGGACAGGCCGGTTTGGGACCCGGGGAAGCTGGTGCAGCGTCTATGCAGTTGGTACAGTAATAAGATGAGTGCGTTTTTGAATATCTCCAAGTCGACTGGGCAGAGAAAACCCGCGCTGGCCGGGTCCTTGCGGTCTGGCTCCCGGAGGTCAGGTTGCGCTGGGGTTGGTCCGGTTTGCTCTGGGGTAACAGCAGACAGAGTCACCGAGGGTCTGATGGGCCCTTCTCGCCATTTGGGGGTCTGGCCTTTGGTTCTGGAAACGTCTGTGCTGCCGCGAGCCCTGCGTGCTCCCTGTTATCCGCGTGGgaagtgggggcggggagggagcgGGGCGCTCGGCCTCCCTCCGCTCTCCCTGAGCCCTGTCGGCCCTCTGTCTgcgtttgtaaataaagttttattggcacacggcCACGCGTTGTTCATGTTCGTTCTGAGCAGTTGTGACAAAGGCGTAGAGCCGGGAAACCCAGAAATACTGTCCCCACGGCCGCCCTCGCCGGGTGGGGCGCCCGGCTGGTGGGTGCTTCACAGACTGTCTCTCTACAGGGGCGGCTGACGGGGCTGGGCGGAGAGGATCTCCCCACCATCGTCATCGTGGCCCACTACGACGCCTTCGGAGTGGCCCCCGTACGTACGCGTGCCCCTCGGAGGGGATGGGCGCCCTCCCCTGTTGTCCTGCTCCGACCCCGCCTGGGCAGAGCGTCTGTCTGCTCCGGGGCTGCGGTGCGAGGGGCAGCGCCGGCCCTCCGAGGGCCCTTCAGGTGTTACCTCGGGGCCCCGTGAGGACCCCGCGGGGTGGGCGTCTTCGTGAGGCTGACACGGAGGCTGAGCAGGGGCAGAGCTCTCGGCCGGGCCAGGAATTGAGCCCGGGGTGTCTGTGTCGGGTCCCCAGGACCACCCCCCAGGTTGACAACCCGCTGGGAGGACCTCAGGGCTTAGCAGTGGTCACCCTCACGGCCATGGTTTGTACAGGGAAAGAATGAGCagaggtgtaggtccacgcccgggaaccaaacctgggccaccaaagcggagcacaccggatttaaccacgaggccacggggtcagccccatCTTTTTAAAGCATATAGTTCAGTGGTTTCTAGGACGTTCACAAAGTTGTGTACCCATCACCACTGTCTacttccagaacattccatcactcCTAAAGGAAGCCCTGTCTCCATCAGCAGTcaccccccatcccctccccaggccctgacAACCATGAACCCACTTCCTGTCTGGggatgtgcctgttctggacatttcacgtcAACGGAATCACACCGTGTGTCCTGTGTCTGGTTCTCTCCCTGAGCGTCGTGTCGTCCCTCCCCGTGAATTTTAATCCCATTCACACAGGATATATCAGTTTGTGGACTGTGACCTTGGAAGAGTCCAAGCCCCATTAGAGAACACGAGATTTTTTTGTCTCCCCGAGAACTGATTGTCGCCCTGTTGGGACTGTTGCTTCGGCTCAGAGGGCCCAGTGGGGGGCGGTGGAAGGCGGGTGGTCCGGCTGGAGGGAGCCGGTGCCGACCCCCGCAGCGTGGGGCGCGGGCTTCCCGGTGCAGGTGCTGAGGCCAGGTGGCGGCCGCCCCCGTGGGTGCACGCGTGGACCTTCCCCCGGGCCGGGGGCAGAGCCGCGGGGGGCTCGGCCCTGCAGACATCGGGGTGCTGTCAGTCTGGGGTCCGAGCAGAGGAGGGGTCCAGCCGCGCGCTGGAGACGTGGCCTGGGGGCGGGTGGGGGTTGTTGAGGGTGGGCAGCTGCCCTGGGTGGCCGTGGGTGACCGCCGGCCTCGTCTCCCGCCCGCAGTGGCTGTCGCACGGCGCAGACTCCAACGGGAGCGGCGTCTCCGTGCTGCTGGAGCTCGCCCGGCTCTTCTCCCGGCTCTACACCTACAAGCGCACCCACGCCGCGTACGTGCCCACGCCGGCCACGGGGCCCGTCACCCCCGTCCCTTTGAGCCTCGTGGCCAGAGGCGGCTCTGACCTGGGGAAGTGTCTGTGTGTTGAGGGGTGCAGGTGGGCTGGGCCTGGAGCTGAGCCCCTGCCCCCACGGGACACGGGGCCACGTCTGGGGACACCTGTGGCTGTCACACTGGGGGAGCTCCTGCATTGAGTGGGtggggccagagatgctgctcagCCCCCCACAGCGCAGAGAGTGACCCGGCCCCGATGTCACAGGGTCGAGGGGGGCCCTGCTCTAAGGGCAGGTCAGGGTTTCGTACTCGGGACCAACCCCTCGCTGTCGGGGACCAGCTGACGCCCCCGCTCCCCCAGGTACAACCTGCTGTTCTTTGCGTCCGGAGGGGGCAAGTTCAACTACCAGGGAACCAAGCGCTGGCTGGAGGACAACCTGGACCACACAGGTGAGGGCCGCTGGCCGGGCGGGGCAGGGGGGCCCCGGTTCTCGCACCCACACCGGCTCTCACCGCCCGCAGATTCTAGCCTGCTGCAGGACAACGTGGCCTTCGTCCTCTGCCTGGACACCGTGGGCCGGGGGGACGGCCTGCACCTGCACGTGTCCAAGCCGCCGCGGGAGGGGACGCTGCAACACGCCTTCCTGCGCGAGCTCGAGATGGTGCGCGCCCCTGCGCGGACGGGCCCCCCGCCCCTCGTCACCTGGTGTCACGTCTGCCAGGCGTCAGATCGGGCACTTTGTAAACCAGGGGCCCCGCGCGGGGGTTCCCCCCGCTTCCCAGACGCGGGAGGTTCGGGGAGGGCCCCACAGAGGCTGGCGGGCCGGGGCGCGGGGTGGCGGCCCTGACGGCTTGGCCGGCGCAGGTGGCGGCCCACCAGTTCCCGGAGGTGCGCTTCTCCATGGTGCACAAGAAGATCAACCTGGCGGACGACATCCTGGCCTGGGAGCACGAGCGCTTCGCCATCCGCCGGCTGCCCGCATTCACGCTCTCGCACCTGGAGAGCCACCGCGACGGCCAGCGCAGCAGCATCATGGACGTGCGGTGAGCCCTGCGAGCCGCCTTCTAGAACGTTCTTTTCAGAGTAGACGGGCACCCCGAGGGAAGGAACCGGccttggggaggtgggggggagcACCGGCATGAGCCTGGCAGTGTGAGGAACAGAGGAGGGCGGCTCGCCTGAGCCCGGTGAGCGAGGGGCTGGGGTCAGGGGTCACAACCTCCCTGTTATTGGTGGCAAGGAGGGCAGAGCGACCACCTACGCGTGACCCCCAGACACTGGGCACCTCAGTCCACCCTGCTGCTCAGACGCCACAgctcctgcctctgggcctttgcacggcTGGCCCTGCTGGTGGCCTGGAGAGCTGCGCCCCGTCTCCCCGGGTCCTCGCGCCCCCTCAGGGAGACATCGCCTCCCGATCCTGTCCTGCTGTCTCTCCGGGACACCGGGCACCTCTGGCTTCCGTCATTTTGTGACCTCACGTCCCGTCTGTCTGTCTCGCCCACTGGCATGTCAGCCCTCAGTGGGCTGGGTTTTATGGTGGCCTCGGTCACTGTGTCCAGGCTGGGTAGGCTCACTGGCTGGCCTTGGGCAGCAGCCTGGCTACTGGACACACATCTGCTGGGGGGTGACGAGCTGGTCCCAGAGGGGGCCCAGAGGGAGAGCCAGCACGGCCGGTCCTGGGACCTCGGAGTTTCctagagggcttcctggaggaggtggtgctGGAACCAAGGGCTGTGAGCTGGATTAGGGCTCCAGGGCAGAGGGAGCTGAGAACAAAGGAGAGCTGGCGGGAAGGAGGCACGGGCCCCCCGCTGGTCAGCCCTCCGCCCTCCCCGGGAGGCCCcgtcccccacacccactcagatCAGTGACGTTTGGCCCCACAGTTCCTTCTTACTGTCTGTGGCCAACAGTCCCGGTGTCCCCTGGCTTGTGGCCGCGTCACCCCTGTCTTTGCCTGTCGTCACACAGTCATCTCCCTGTCTGCGTCTGGGTCAGATGTCCCCCTTAGCAGGGCACCGGCCGGTGGACTTAGGGCCCCCACCCCAGCGTGCCCTCATCTTATAACCACGGCCGCAGAGACCCCAAGTCCAGATCAGCTCACGGCCCCAGGTCCCGGGAGGGCGTGACTTTGGGGACAGTGTTCACCTCACTAcagggtgtgtgtatatattatatatgtgtgtttctCCTCAAATCTGCCCTCGCAGGTCCCGGGTCGACTCTAAAACCCTAACGCGGAACACGAGGCTGATCGCGGAGGCCCTGACCCGGGTCATCTACAACCTGACCGACAAGGTGAGCCCCCCGCCCCCGCGAGCCCCCTGCCGGCCGGGCGGCTGGGACTCAGGGCCCGACCCCCTCTCTCCACAGGGGACGCCCCCGGACATGCCCGTCTTCACGGAGCAGATGGTAACGGCAGGCGGGTGGGCGAGCGGGGGCCCCGGCGGGCGGGCGGGTGGGCGGGGGCCGTGACGGCGGCTGCGTCCCCGCAGCAGATCCAGCAGGAGCAGCTGGACTCCGTGATGGACTGGCTCACGCACCAGCCGCGGGCCGCGCAGCTGGTGGGCAAGGACGGCCCGTTCCTGAGCACGCTCGAGCACTACCTGGGCCGCTACCTGAAGGAGGTGAAGCCACACCACGTCAAGGCCGACAAGCGGTAAGGCCCGACCCGGACGGGGGCCCCGGAGCGTCCCCTGCGGCCTCCTCCCGGTCCCCCGTCTGCCCTCAGGATCCAGGCCCCcaggttttgtcttttttctgttcgGTGCATCCCAGCTCCCCGGCTAGGCCGAGCGAGCACCTCCATGCCTTGTGGTAGGAGGGGCGCCTGGGGGCGTCCAGGGGCAGGAGATGTGCCCCAGACTGCTCGGTGCCCCTCACTGGCTCTCTGTCTTCCTCTCAACTCATGATGCTCCCGGGAGACAGAGCGTTTGGGCAgaagaagaaaccaaggctcagagtggacccacagccctggagctggggtcTCTGACTCCCAGGCCGTGGTCGCTCTCCCTCTGTAGAAATCCTTCCCAGACCAGTAAAGTTTCTGCAGTCAccatatttcattttcaaagagtGTGTTGACCCCAAAAAGGAAGTAGGAAAGATGTTACTTCTTGGTGAAGGACGGTTCTTTCCTCAGAGGGACAGGCTTCCGGGTCCCAGGGTGGGCGGGGCCTCTGGGCAGCCTGGCCTCTGGGGGCGGCCGTTGGGGGGAGCCCACTGAGAAAGCGCTGTCTCCCCAGGGACCCCGAGTTCGTCTTCTACGACCAGCTGAAGCAGGTTATGAACGCCTACAGGTGAGCTCAGTGCCCGCCGGGGGCCGCGGCCGCGGGACAGCCAGGGCAGGGGGCCAGGCCCATGCCGCCCGCTGACCCCGCCGCCCCCCAGGGTCAAGCCAGCCGTCTTCGACCTGCTCCTGGCCGTCTGCATCGGCGCCTACCTCGGGACGGCCTACACGGCGGTCCAGGTGAGCGGGGGCCCGGGGCGGGGGGAGGCGCGTCCCCGGCCCCGCCCGGGAGCACATGACCCCGCGTGGCCCCCGGGCCTTCCTCGTGGTGGGTGCGCTGGGCCTCGGCCTCACTTGCGCCCCGCCGCCCCCAGCACTTCGACCTCCTGTACAAGATGGTGCAGAGGCTGCTCCTGAAAGCCAAGACACAGTGACCCGGTCCCGCCCGCCCGCGCCCACCGCCTGCGCGCCTGGCACCCCGAATTACAGAGCTTTCCGTGTTGCTCTGGAGGACCCGGGGCCTTCTTTCTCGCCATGTCCCTTGAACTCCTTTGGAGGAGTGGTTGGTGGTGTCCTGGGGCCAGGCCACGGACTCGGGGACAAGCCTGGAGATGGCCCTGCGATGAAAGGGCACGTGCCCCTGCAGCCTCGGCGTCACTCAGCCTTCGATGCTGATGGGGGACTGCAGGCCGAGGGGTCAGGGGCTGCCCGCGTGCTGGTCTGCGTCTGATGCCAGCCCAGCCCCACTGTGACTCGGATGCTGTCCTGCCTCCTGTCTGGCTCTGACCCCTCCCGTGGACACGTGTGCCTCCTGCCTGCTGGGCTGAGGGAGCCGGCTTGGTGTGGCCTTGGGACGTGGTCCCCAATCCCGGGGGATGGCGGGCGGctccccaactcccacctccAACCCAGCCCTGCACTCACCCTCGCTCGGCTCAGCTCCCTACTGCCCCGTTGTCTTCTCTCTGAGCCTGGCCCTCCAGGCTTTCCCAGCGCTCCGGCCTGTCCCCCTGGGAACCCGGGTCCCTGGGGCGGGAGGGGGTCCCGGAGGGGAGAGGCCGGAGCCCTTCCACTAACTCCCATCTCACCCCGGCtccctgggcctcggtttccccatctgtgcaaGGAAGATGCGTCCTTGGGCAGCTGGGGCCTCCGTGTCCCTCCCGGGGCGTCCAGGTTGGGGGTCACAGGAGAGCGTCTGCTGAAGACACGGCCGTGGGCCCGTGGGGGCCTCCCTTCCCGGGACTGGCGGGGGAAGGTCTGGACCTGAACCCCACAGCCAGGCGCCTCGCTgggaggggggcggggaggggcctcCAGGGCCGGCTGACCTCAGGGAGCCCCGGGTGAACCCACCTGTTAGCAATATACCCTGGAGCGAGTGCCGAGGGGAGGGGGGGGCCGACGGCTCCACGGCCACCGGGGCGTCTCCGGCCCGGGGCCCAGCCCTCccgccccccacctcccaccccccacctcccaccccccgcCCAGGTTCTCTGGGGGCAACGGGGCTgcgtctctgcctccgtctcgGCCCCCTGTGCCTGCCGGGCTCGTCCCTCCCGGGCAGGGTGCCAGCCCATCGGGGGGGTTCCTCTTCGTCCCCCTGTTCCTCCGCCCCGCCGCGTGGCCCGTCCCCCCCCGGGCCTGTCGACCGAGGGAGTGGGGGCTCCTCCTCCCGGGCCACAGGCTGGCGTGGATGCAGTTGGGCGATCAGAAAATAAAGCCATATTGAGAGATCAGCCTCGCGTCTCCTGGCCGGGGGTGGGTGGCAGCTTGTGACAGCCTTGGGGTTTGATCGTCCCCACGTTTGAGGTGGTCTGGGGGCCGTGTGTAGAGTGGCGTCCCCCCTGCCTTCTGCCCGGCACCCGCCCAGGTCTGTCAGTCATTCCACAAACGCTCACTGAGCATCTGTGTGTCAGgctcctgggacagggcaggcgGACAGAAGACGGGCTTCGAGGTGTGTGCTCGGGGGCCAGTGAAACAGTGGGGGAGGTGGGGCGTACGGGGGGTGTGACTTAcgggtggtgggggtggtgcgTGTGTGTCACCCGTGGAGGTCTCCTCGCACCCCTGTACAGCCCCTCCCTGCGCCCCTGCCCCCCTTGTCCCAAGGTGGCTGCTGATCACGTCACGACAGATTAGTCTCATTTGACAGTGGAGGCTGCAAATATCTGGCCCCCTGCTAGAGCTCGGGGAACCACCACAAATGGGAGACCCTGCCCCGGCCACCCTGGGGCTCACAGTTCCTGGGGAAGACGGGTAACAGACAGAAATAATCCCGGTGGACAGTGAAGGCTCTCCACGGAGAGGGCTTTGAGTGAAATCAGAATGACGAGAAGGATCAAGCCATGTGGAAATCCAGgacagtgttccaggcagagggcacagcccgtgcaaaggccctggggcaagaCCAGGCCTGGTGTGTTGGAGAAACAGCGAGGAGGcccctgtggctggagcagagggaggagggggagagggaggagggagggccgcGCGGGGCCTGGAGGGCCTTGGCGAGGCGTTTCATTTTGCCTTCAGTGCGATGGGGAACTGTGGGGAGCGGGCAGGCCCAGGACAGGAGGGATGTGGCCTGACGTGCATTTAGAAAGGTCACTGGCTCCCGGAGGACGGTTATGAAAATGAATCCAGACGCGTGAGGCTCATTCCGTGGGCTCCCTCGGAGCCCCTGAGCGTCACCTTAGGTCCGCATCAGCCTGGGTGGCAGCAAATGATTTGGGCAAAGGCGTCGTCCACGGGGACCCCAGAGGGGTCGCCTCCAGTGGCTTTGATCTCTTCCTGGGGGTCTTTGTTTTAAGGCAATGAAACACAGGGAACATCCCTGGAAACCACCTCAGTCTCTCCCCCTTCTGTGCAGAAGCATCGTCCCATGTttgtatcctttaaaaaaattgttttccatgAACATTTATGAATACAGGACAATATTCAGCCTGTTTTGTGTACGgcttaaacattttttatagaTCGCGTCATGCTGTCCTCCTCTGAAATTAACTCTTGCTTGTATGTGTCTCGCGCATACACACTCCTGTTCacggctgtgtagtattccatccTCAGAAGTCACCTCGAGTTTCACCCAGTCCCCAGCTGATGGACACACATCTCGTGCCCAGCTCTCCACCATCACAAACCTTCCCAGGCGCCTCTTGGGACACCAGGAGGGAGCGTGTTTAACCAGAGGTCAGCCCACCGGCTGGTGGCCGAGTCTGGCCCCCAGCttgtctttgtaaataaagttttattggcacgtGGCCACGCCCACTGGGTTACGTGGGGCCCGCGGCTTCCCTCCTGTTCCAAGGGCAGAGCTGAGCAGCGGCAGCGAGACCGCACACCCCGCCAGACCACGGGGCTCCTGACAGGGAAAGCCTGCTCCCCAATCTTCACTGTGGTCTTCCTCCTCTTTCAGAGTGGACGAGAAGGACCTGTCATTTTGCAGTGGACACACATCCTTGGCTTTTGAGATTTCCGTCCCAGCCCTGAGATTTACTCGTGCCTTTCTTCACCGTTTTGACCTACAGAAGGTCCAGAGGAAATCGAGTGGGGGCGCCGAGTGGCTCGCTTAAAGGGAGCGTGGCTCCAAGGGGCTGCGGAAACTTCTCCACCCGCGGCCCCACATGGGGCGTCCTCCATCCACGCCTGCCGCCTGCCCGGGGACCACAGACCTCAGGGCCGGGGACGAGGGCAGAGAGTGACGCTCGCGGCCGGAATCCAAGACATGACCGGCAGCGTCCTTCACAGTCAAGAACATTCCAGACCCCGTGCTGCATGCTGGGGCCGTCTCTCCTCCCTCACCCTGGGGTTTTTCCGCCTCCTGGCCTCTCGCTCGGCTTGTGTGGAGGATCCTGGCTGGGCTTTTGTGGAATGTCCCtcacttgggttttttttttttaagattttatttattttttcccccaaagccccagtagatagttgtatgtcatagttgcacatccttctagttgctgtatgtgggacgcggcctcagcatggccggagaagcggtgcgtcggtgcgcgcccgggatccgaacccgggccgccagcagcggagcatgcgcactcaaccgctaagccacggggccagccccccacttGGGGTTTCTTCTGTGTTTCCGCAGGACCAGCCCAGCCTGCgcgtggggagggggtgggatgtCACTGAATGTCACAGGATGAAGTGGAAGCAGGGACGGTGTGTCCTCGGAGCAGCGTCCTGCCGTGTGAGCCCTGACGTCGTGCACCATGTCATGTCTGCCGGGTTTTTtggttccagaacattccatcaccccagaaggaAACCCCGtccccatcagcagtcactcccaccccctccccagcccctgacgaCCAGGAACCCGCTTTCCGTCTGTGGatctgcctgttctggacatttcacgtcAATGAATCCTACAGTATAGGAACCCGTGCGGTTTTGACTGCAGGTACCGGAAGGCGCTGGGGCTGGCTCATTCAGAAAAGGGGGTCTGTTCATCCTTTCCTCCTCACCTGGGGAGGAAAAGCCACCGACGAGTCCCAGGTTCAACGTGGCGCAGGCTCGGCCCCACGGAGCTCTCGTCGTTCCCGACCTGGGACTCCCGGCCAAAGAATTCACGGGCCCCGGGGGCAGGCGTCCACTCCGGGCCCAGCAGGCTGCGGCCGGAGGGGCGGAGCCACGTCATAGGAGGGATGGGGACTGCGGTGTGGTGCTCCCCGGGGGACGCGTGCCCAGCTTCCGGGCGCTCAGAGGGCGGGTGTGCTTCAGCCTCCTGGAATGTGCTAGAAGAGTTATGGGCAGCCTGGGCAATGAGGGGTTTGGAGACACAAAGGGGTCAGGGCCAAAGGGCATCAGAGTCCGGGGAGCCAGGGTGAAGCTGGCATCACCCAGGGAGACAGGACAGCTGCCCCCCCAGCACAGGGCAGTTCCCTGCTGTTCTCACCCGGGCTGGTTCTGCCCACAGGGGACACTGGGCGACGTCTCGGGACATCcatggttgtcacaactggcggCGCTCCTGGCATCAACTGGGGGGGCCgctagggatgctgctcaaccccCCACAGTGCCCAGGATGGCCCCCTACAAACCATACGACCTCACATGTCCACAGTTTTCTTTTAAGATAAATTTATTGAAGTTGGCATGATTATTTCGAGAACCCTATTCTGGGAGACGAACACtgagcacgtgcaaaggccctggggcaggtttATGAAGCAACAGAGGTCCAGAGAGCCTGGCGACTTGCCCGAAGCCTGCCAGCTCCCGGCTTCCCCCGGGCTCTGCTGCCCGCTCCCTGCTTCTGCAGTGACGGCCCACATCGTGGGCCCCCTGCGGTGATGCCGATGTGGCCAGGGTTCCTCTGGCTGATGATAACCCAGAGCATCGGCCCTGTGGGCCCCACAGGCCTCCAGGCGcatgacctcagtttcctcggcCCCGACCCCTTCCCCGATACGGCCGAGGCGTGTCAGCAGGTCAGGGAATAAACTCCGGGAACAGGTATCACTCAGGAGGGGAAATGCTGAATCTAAGCTCCCGGAGGTCAGACGCCAGCGAGACCGGGCCCCTCCCCGCCCCTTCCCCGGAGTCTGTTTTGGGTGGAAGAAAGGGGCTGAGAAAATACATCTTCAGCTCGCAGGAGGGCTGGTGggctgttatttttattcttcttaacGGCTCTCCGGGCGCAGCAGAGGCCCACAGGCCGTGAGCATCCCGCTCGGGTCTCCATGGAGACGGAGCCTGTCTCCAGCCCggctcctccagccctgcccgGGCCGAGCCGAGGACCCGGGGCTGGCGGGGCGGGGAGACCCCTCACCCCGGCTCTGCTCCTCACCCAGCCCTGATGCCCTGCGCCTGGccgggggtgggcagggggctgctgggaacacTCGTGATAATAGCCGTTTACTGAGC
This portion of the Diceros bicornis minor isolate mBicDic1 unplaced genomic scaffold, mDicBic1.mat.cur scaffold_67_ctg1, whole genome shotgun sequence genome encodes:
- the NCLN gene encoding BOS complex subunit NCLN isoform X1, whose protein sequence is MLEEAGEVLENMLKASCLPLGFIVFLPAVLLLVAPPLPAADAAHEFTVYRMQQYDLQGQPYGTRNAVLNTEARTVDADVLSRRCVLMRLLDFSYERYQRALRQSAGAVVIILPRAMAAVPQDVIRQFMEIEPEMLAMETIVPVYFAVEDEALLSIYEQTQAASASQGSASAAEVLLHTATANGFQMVTSGVQSKAVSDWLITSVEGRLTGLGGEDLPTIVIVAHYDAFGVAPWLSHGADSNGSGVSVLLELARLFSRLYTYKRTHAAYNLLFFASGGGKFNYQGTKRWLEDNLDHTDSSLLQDNVAFVLCLDTVGRGDGLHLHVSKPPREGTLQHAFLRELEMVAAHQFPEVRFSMVHKKINLADDILAWEHERFAIRRLPAFTLSHLESHRDGQRSSIMDVRSRVDSKTLTRNTRLIAEALTRVIYNLTDKGTPPDMPVFTEQMQIQQEQLDSVMDWLTHQPRAAQLVGKDGPFLSTLEHYLGRYLKEVKPHHVKADKRDPEFVFYDQLKQVMNAYRVKPAVFDLLLAVCIGAYLGTAYTAVQHFDLLYKMVQRLLLKAKTQ
- the NCLN gene encoding BOS complex subunit NCLN isoform X2 produces the protein MLEEAGEVLENMLKASCLPLGFIVFLPAVLLLVAPPLPAADAAHEFTVYRMQQYDLQGQPYGTRNAVLNTEARTVDADVLSRRCVLMRLLDFSYERYQRALRQSAGAVVIILPRAMAAVPQDVIRQFMEIEPEMLAMETIVPVYFAVEDEALLSIYEQTQAASASQGSASAAEVLLHTATANGFQMVTSGVQSKAVSDWLITSVEGRLTGLGGEDLPTIVIVAHYDAFGVAPWLSHGADSNGSGVSVLLELARLFSRLYTYKRTHAAYNLLFFASGGGKFNYQGTKRWLEDNLDHTDSSLLQDNVAFVLCLDTVGRGDGLHLHVSKPPREGTLQHAFLRELEMVAAHQFPEVRFSMVHKKINLADDILAWEHERFAIRRLPAFTLSHLESHRDGQRSSIMDVRSRVDSKTLTRNTRLIAEALTRVIYNLTDKGTPPDMPVFTEQMIQQEQLDSVMDWLTHQPRAAQLVGKDGPFLSTLEHYLGRYLKEVKPHHVKADKRDPEFVFYDQLKQVMNAYRVKPAVFDLLLAVCIGAYLGTAYTAVQHFDLLYKMVQRLLLKAKTQ